One segment of Augochlora pura isolate Apur16 unplaced genomic scaffold, APUR_v2.2.1 APUR_unplaced_8958, whole genome shotgun sequence DNA contains the following:
- the LOC144478179 gene encoding uncharacterized protein LOC144478179 yields the protein MKANGTNNGCSRLNTPLAATTTLEDPGTPASWKGPPPGSEASPFTPNSVGQGGGPGSGPYNSTGGPPSNAAFQGPSPFPGGAGSPAGAPPYQGPPPGSATPQYTASPAPSGSSTPGPGPPPNSAGFPPPPNNSGPPYNGPGPSPFGSPSGGPPQFVGRPGSSGPPFVPPGAGNPHFPSHGQPFGGPQYGMPPGSPFGPGHPMTGPIGPGHPAMMGPGGPVDRMDQG from the exons ATGAAGGCCAATGGGACAAATAATG GCTGTAGCCGCCTGAACACGCCATTGGCAGCCACCACCACGCTGGAGGATCCGGGAACACCAGCCTCTTGGAAGGGCCCGCCACCCGGTTCGGAGGCGTCGCCCTTTACACCGAACTCCGTCGGCCAGGGTGGAGGTCCAGGGTCCGGTCCCTACAACAGTACAGGTGGCCCGCCCAGCAATGCGGCCTTCCAAGGTCCTAGCCCGTTTCCCGGTGGTGCTGGTAGTCCAGCGGGAGCGCCGCCTTATCAAGGCCCACCACCCGGGTCCGCGACACCTCAGTACACCGCCTCGCCGGCCCCAAGTGGTTCCTCGACGCCCGGTCCGGGACCACCGCCGAATTCCGCGGGTTTTCCGCCACCGCCGAACAATTCCGGACCTCCGTATAACGGGCCCGGGCCCAGCCCGTTCGGTTCGCCTTCCGGCGGGCCTCCGCAGTTCGTCGGCAGGCCCGGTTCGTCGGGGCCGCCGTTCGTGCCTCCCGGAGCCGGCAACCCCCACTTTCCTTCCCACGGACAGCCTTTCGGCGGACCCCAATACGGAATGCCGCCCGGAAGCCCGTTCGGACCTGGACATCCGATGACAGGACCTATAGGACCCGGTCACCCCGCCATGATGGGACCCGGGGGACCTGTGGACAGGATGGATCAAGGGTGA